ATTCCCGGCCCGGAGCACCATTTCCTGCTCAACCCGTTCGGCCTGACTTTCGACGAGATCACCGCATCGTCGCTGGTGAAGGTGGACCTCGACGGAAACATTCTGGAGCCGACGGAATATCGCATCAATTCGGCGGGCTTCACGATCCACTCCGCGGTGCATGCCTCGCGCGAGGACGCGCAATGCGTCATCCACCTGCACACGATCGCCGGCACCGGCGTGTCCTGCCAGAAACACGGTCTTCTGCCCATCCATCAGGAGGCAATGCTGATCAACAGCCAGATCGCCTATCACGACTACGAGGGCGTCGCGTTCAATCACGACGAGCGCCCGCGTCTCGTGGCCGATCTGGCCGACAAGCACTACATGATCCTGCGCAGCCACGGCACGCTCACCGTCGGCCGCTCGGTCGCGGAGGCTTTTTCGCGCATGTATCACCTCGAACGCGCCTGTGCGATGCAGGTCGCCGCACTCGCCGGCGGCGCGGAGGTCATCACCCCGCCCGCGGCCGTTCAAGGCGTCGCGACGGAGCAAGGCAGGTCCGACGGACGCAACGTGGCCGACAACTACATCTGGCCGGCCATGCTGCGTCGGCTGGCGCGCGCAGGCGCCGACTATCGGCTTTGACGCCGGCATTGCCTCGGCCATTAAATAGTGTAAGGATTATGCGTGTAGCCGGCCCGTCAACAAGCCGGCGCATGGAGGAAAGAGCAATGTCCGCCAGCCACAAGCCGGGATCCGCCCCTATCCTGTCCGGCGCGATCACCACCCGCCTCTATGACGAAAACGGCCTGCCTTTGATGATCGAGCCGGCCTCCACGGCGCTGGCCGACGATCCGAAGGCGGCTCTGGACTGGTTCGTCGCCAACCGCGAGCGCATAGAAAGCTTGTTGCCGGAATATGGCGGCGTGATGCTGCGTGGCTTTGCGGTTCCCGATACCGAGGCATTCAACGCGTTCATCGACAGCTATCCGACCGATCCGAACGGCTATGCCGCAGGGCTCGCGCCGCGTGAAAAGATCTCGGGCAAGGTGTTCGAGACCTCGAAAGTGCCTGCACCCGACAAGATCATCCTGCATCAGGAGATGGGATATCTGCCGAAATATCCCAAAGGCGTGGCGTTCTACTGCCATATTCCGTCGGAGACGGGCGGCGCAACCACGATCGGCGACGCGCGCCGGTATCAGAAGGCGATTCCCGCGACGCTGCTCGATTCGGTGCGCGAGCGTGGTGTGCTCTACCGGCGCAATTATCGCGGCGATTACGACGAGGCGACGCCGGTGCTCAATCTCTTCCATCGTCCCTGGAAGGAGGTCCTGCATGTGGAGACGCGCGAGGGCGCGGAGGAGGCCTGCGAGGCCGTAGGCTGCACGCCGCAATGGGAAAGCGACGGCAGCCTGTCGCTGCTCTATCGCTCGCCGGGCTTCGCGCGGCATCCCCTCACCGGCGACGAGGTGTGGTTCGCGCAGGTGCAGGGCATGCACGCCAACGAAACGCGCCTGGCCCACCACTACGACATGCTGAAGGCGGCGTTCCCGCCCGGCCGGCCATGGCCGGTGGAAATCCTGTACGGCGACGGCGGCGCGATACCGGAAGACCTTGTCGTGCCGTTGTACGAAATCCTCGACAACCTCGCCGTGAACATCCCCTACGAACATGGCGACGTGATGATCCTGGACAACATCTACACCATGCACGGACGCGAGCCTTTTACGGGCAAGCGCGACGTGCAGGTTGCGCTGATGTTCTGAGCCGCCTGCCGCTCAGTAGAGCGAGAGCGGCGTTTCCTCGCCCAGTTCGTGCAGGATGATCTTGCGCGCCTGCTGCATGTGATAGCGCCAGGTGACTTCGGCGGCGTCGCCGTCGCGGGCCTCGATCATGTCCACGATCTGCTTGTGGATCGCGAAAGACGACGTGTTGAGCGCCAGCTGGTCGGCGCGCGCGCGCGCGATGAAGCGCTTGAGATGCAGCAGATAGAGCTCGTCGAGCATCCCGACGATCAGCGACATCACCACATTGCCGGACCGCCGGATGAGCAGCCGGTGGAACTCCGCGGCCGCATAGCCGAACGCCTTGAAGTCGCCCAGGATCGCCCGCTCCGCCTCGACATGCCGCCGCAGGGCGTGCACGTCGTCGGCGGTACGGATCTTCGCGAGTTGATTGATCAGGGGCGGCTCGATGATGAGCCGGGCGTTGAACATCTCGCGCAAGGTCGCGCCGCGAAGCTGCAGGAGCATGCCGACGAAGCGCGCGACCGTCTCGTCGCGGGGCAATCGGATCCGGGGGCCGCCGCCCGCGCCGCGCCGGACTTCGAGCAGGGACTCCGCTTCCAGGATGCGCAGCGCCTCGCGCAGCGACGCGCGCGAGACGCCGAACTCCTTCATCAGCGCGGCCTCGGCGGGAAGTGCGTCGCCTTCGGTCAATTCGCCCTGGACGATGCGTCGCCGCAGCGTTTCGGCGATCAGTTCGGCGGTCTTCGGCACATTGATCGACGAGCGTGCGGCAGGCTCGGACGGACGTTTCGCCTTGGCGCGTGTCTTCTTGACGGATTTCACTGCGGTCTCCCCGGATTCGCGCACAAGTCTGTAACGTAGAGTGTTTTGGCCGGGGAGTCGCAAATTGTCGGCCGGGAAATCTCCGCATCGGCGCGCCCGCGTTGACGCCGCGATATATAGTATAATAAATATTCTCTTTGATGATATCGGGGAAGAACGACCTCATGGCCAATCCACATCTCGAGCAGACCGACTTTCTCGGATTTGCCAAAGGCACCGTTGCGGTCGTCACGGGTGTCGCCAGCGGCATCGGGCGAGAGACGGCCGCGCAGTTGCTGGCCCAGGGTCTGCGCGTCGTCGGGCTGGATATCAATGCTGCCGGCCTTGCGACGCTCGATTTCGGCCCGAACTTCTCGGGCCGCGTGCTCGACACGGGAAACCGCGCGGATGTCGAGGCGATGTTCGCGACGCTGAAGGAAGAATACGGCGAGATCGCGCATCTCGTGAACAATGCCGGGCCGCCGAGCTCCGCGCCTTACTCCATCGAGGAAGGGATGGCGAAGACGGCGGGCAGCGTGGAGGCGGTGACGGCCGCCTGGGAAGCGAGCGGACTGCCCGCCGGTGCCAGCGTCGTGAATGTCGCGTCGGTCGCTGGGACGATCTCCGGCGGTCCGCCGCCGGCTATCGTGCGCGAGCGCGCGCGCGGCAAGATCGGCAATGGCTGGTACGGTGCCGGCAAGGCGGCGATCGCCGGCCTCACCCGCTACCAGGCGGTGTTCGCCGCGGGCCGCTTCCGCGCCAATGCGGTCGCACCCGGCGTCATCGCAACGCCGCGCGTCGCCGATCTGACGGGCGGCGCCTATGGCCGGCTGATGGTCGAGCGCTGCCCTCTCGGTCGGCTGGGCGAGGCGCTGGATGTCGCGCGCGCCATCGTCTTCCTGCTCAGCCCGGCGGCGTCCTATGTCAACGGTGTCACGCTGGTGATCGACGGCGGCGGCACGCTGGTGTTCTGAACCGGCTCGACCGGCCGGGTTTGCGCGACGCCGTCGGCCTCGCGCAGCAGGACGACATAGCCGGCGCGTCCCGCCAGGATGAGCGCGATGGCGATCGGTCCGCAGATCAATGCGACGGCCGCGAAGCCGGGCTGCAGCGCCCCATGGCCCAGCCATTTGGCGAACAGCGTGACGATGAAAGGCCCGCATCCCATGGCCAGCAGCGAGTTGAGCACGAGGCATACGGCCATGAGTTCTCCGCGCATGCGCGGCAAGGCGACGAGCTGGATCGCCACCATCAGGAGCAAGCCCGTGCCCATGACGCCGAACGCCGATAAAGCATAGAAAAACACGAACAAACCGGCATTGGGTGCAAGCACCGCGCCCAGCGCGCCCGCCATTCCAACGCAGGCGCCGCCCAACAGGACGAGCGGCAAGGCATCGGCGCGGCCCGAGCGCGTCCAGCGTTCCGTGAGCGACGGCGAGAACGCCATGCCGGTCAGTCCGCCGATCATGGTCGAGAGGCCGAGGAATATCCCCGCGTCGCCGACATCCCATCCGAATCGCCGCACCAGATAGGTCGGTGCCCAGGCGCTCAGGCCGATGGTGATGGCCTGGGCGGTCGCGCCCGCGATGAAGAGATAGACCAGCGGGCGCCAGCGCGGCGCGGTCCAGGCGAGGAAGAGCGTCGGCTCCGCCGGCTCATGCACGGCCTGAACGCGCTGCGGCTCGCGCATCGTAAAGTACAGAAGTGCGGTCAGCACCAGGGCGGGCGAGGCGACGGCGAAAAGCACCACGCGCCAGGGCGACAGCACGCCGTGACCGGGCAGGACGAGCGGAAAATGCTCGAGCATGCGGACGACGATGCCGCCGAAAAGATAGGCCGCCGTCGCGCCGAATGCGCCGAAGCACATATAGAGCGTCGTCGGCCCGGCTCTGCTCTCGCGAGGAAACAGATCGCCGATCAGCGACATCGCGCTGGGGCTGAGCGCCGCTTCGCCCACCGCCACGCCCAGCCGCAGCGCGCATAGCAGCCAGAACGCCGTCGACAGGCCGGAGAAGAAGGTGCAGGCCGTCCAGAGCAGCGTGCTTATCAGGATGAGATTGCGGCGGTTCGCGCGATCGGACATCCAGCCCAGCGGAACGCCGACGATCGAATAGAATATCGCGAAATTGAATCCGATGAGCAGGCTGATCTGCGTGTCGCTGACATGGAGGTCCGCCTTCAAGGGCTCGACCAGAAGACCCAGGATCATGCGGTCGATGAACGCGACGATGTACAGCGCGCCGAGCAGGACCACCGCATACCAGGCGCGCGCCGCGCTCGTCTTTTCAGCCATCTTGAAAGCACCCATTCGTTTCATCCCTCATGCGCCGATTTTTTTGTTTGCGGCAACGGGCACCCTCGCGGCTCGTTACGAGAATGTCACGCCGCACGAATTCCGCTCACCGCCGATTGCCATATAGTATAATATTTGGCATATATGAAGACACGCCGACCGGGGCAACAATCCGGCGGCAGGGGAGGAATTAAGACAATGGCTCATCTGAACTGCAGAATGCTGCTTGCGACGACGGCGCTCACGGGCGCGCTCCTTGTCGCTACGGCGACGGCGTCACGGGCGCAATCCTCGAATGACGGCGTGGTCGAAACCGTCGTCGTGACGGCCCAGAAGCGCGCCGAGGACGTGCAAAGGGTGCCTGTCGCAATCACCGCGATTTCCGGAAAGAGCATCGACGCATCCGGCCTGACCGATTTCAAGGATCTCGCGCAATACTCGCCGAGCCTCCTGACGGACGAGAACGGCGATGCGCGCGCGGCGCGCGTCGGCCTGCGCGGCGTCACCTCCAGCCAGGATCCCGGCAAGGAATCCTCGGTCGGCGTGTTCCTCGACGGCGTATTCCTCTCGCGCATCAACATGGCGTTCACCGACCTCCTGGACGTGGACCACATCGAAATCCTGCGCGGACCGCAAGGCACGCTGTTCGGCAACGCGGTGGACGCGGGCCTCATCAACGTCGTCACGCGCCGGCCGGACCTCGAGAATTTCGGTGGCTATCTCGAAGGCGTCGTCGGAAACTACGATACCCGCGAGCTTCGCGGCACGGTCACGGGGCCGATCGTCGACGGCGAACTCGGCTTCAGCCTCGCCGGTTTCTCCGATTATCACGGTGGGTTGACCTACAACTCGACATTGCACGAGCATGTCGACGATCAGAACCGGTGGGGCACGCGCGGAAAGCTCGAATATGAAAGCGGCAACCTGAATGTCCTTCTCATCGCGGACTACGCGCATGAGAACTCGCAATGCTGCTCGAACGTCATCGTCCATCTCGACCCCGGCGCCAATCTTCTGGGCGTGCCGGCGACGAGCTTCGCGCCGCCGGGCTTTCCTTACAGCCGGACGACCGTCGACGGCTCGCCGAACAACAACAAGACGGATGGCGGCGGCGTGTCCGCCGAGGTCAATTGGGACGCCGGCTGGGCCACGATCACGTCGGTGACCGCCTTCCGGCACGAGACCGTCAGCGCCCTGAACGATCCGGACGACAGCCCGCTGGCGATCATGGACGACTTCCTGGTCGACCAGTCGCACAACCAGTTCTCACAGGAGCTGCGCCTCGCGTCGAAGGCCGGCGACCCGTTCGAATACGTTCTCGGCCTGTATTACATGAGCGCCAACCACAAGGACTACGAGAACATCAAGTTCGATTCGCCCTTCCTGGAATTCCCGGGAACCAATGGCGATTCCTTCATCAACGACACGTTCCAGGACACGTCGAAGGCCGTGTTCGGCCGCGTCGCATATCACTTCACCGATCAGTTCACCGCCGCGTTCGGCGCACGCTACACGATGGAGAACCAGCACGCGGTCATGGCGGAGTCGTCGAACAACTTCGTCTTCTTCCCCAACCCCGCCGATCCGCTCACGGCGCCGCATACGCTGAGCGCGGATGTCAGCCCGCGCGACAGCGCGTTCACCTATACCGGAACGCTGCAATATCAGATCACGCCCGAGACGATGGTCTTCGCGTCGGTCGCGCGAGGCTTCAAGCCGGGCGGCGTCGACCTGACCTTGCGGTCGAATCTCGACGGCCTGGTCTTCAAGCCGGAGACCAACCAGGACTATGAGGTCGGCGTGAAGTCCACCTTGCTGGACGACCGTCTCGTCATCGACGCCACGGCTTTCCACACGCTCTTCAGCAACTTCCAGGCGCTCGCCTTCAACGGAACGCAGTTCTCGACGACCAACGCCAAGGGCTTCCTGAGCCAGGGCTTCGAGCTGGAGGTGACGGCCGTTCCGGCGGACGGCCTGACGCTGCATGGCGCGGCCGCCTATGACGACGACCATTACACCAGCTTCGCGAACGGCGCGTGCCAAGTCGGCAATCCGGCCGCGCAATGCGATCTGAGCGGAAAGACCTTGCCGCAGGCACCGCACTTCACCTTCACGGGATCGATCGGCTATCGTTATCCGCTCGGTTCCACGAGTTGGCATGGGACGACGCTGGCGGAATACACCTACCGCAGCGGCGCCTACTTCAACCAGGCGCTCGACACGGCGTTGTATCAGCCCGGCTACGGCCTGGTGAATCTCCGTGCCGGCGTGGAAAGCCCGAATGGGCTCGCGATCGAAGCGTTCTCCACCAATCTGCTCGACAAGAACTACCTGCAATTCGCATTCATCGCGCCGCTCATCAGCGATGGCTATGCGGGCTTTGTCGGCGAGCCGAGGATGTTCGGCCTGAGGATCCGCCAGAGCTATTGAACTGGCGAACCTTGCACGGGGCGGCCGGCGATTCGGCCGCCCTTTTTTTCGGTGTCGCGCGATCGTTTGGCTTTTCGCATCCGGCATTTATATAGTACACTAATTCACCCATTCGGCTTATCAGGCGGTTTTCTCTCCGATGCATGCGGTACTGAGCGAAGAACAGGAGATGCTCCGCACGACGGCGGAGCGGTTGGCGCAGCGTTACGCGGTCCGCAATCCCGCCGACCTCGCCACGATAGACAGGGCGCAGAGCTGGCAGGCCGTCGCCGATGCCGGCCTGCTCGGCTTGCGCGCACGCGACGGTGCGCAGCCTTTCGTATCGGGCGTCGAGGTGATGCTGGTGGCCGAGGCGCTGGCGGGTGCGTTGACGCCGCCATCCTTCATCGGAACGATCCTCGCCGAAGAACTGCTCGCGCTTGCGGGTGTGGACGCCGAGATCGACGCGATCGCGGCGGGCAGCGCGCGCTATGCGTTGCTGCTCACCCGCGACTTGACCCAGCTCGCGGATGCTGAATCCTTCAACGGCGCCGTCGGTTTCGATGCCGACGCCGCTGGTTACGCGCTCGGTCTCAGCCGCGGCCGAGGTGGCGCACGGCTCTGCCGCTATGCAATCGCAGGCGTGTTCTCGGAACTCCAGACGCCCGACTTCACGCGTGTCTGCGTCGGTCCGGCGACCGACAAGAAGAGGCCGGAGGCCGAGCTGCTGGGGTCTGCCGTCACCGCGGAGGCGCTGGACCGGTGGCTGGCGCTCGCCCTGACGCTGACCTGCGCCGACATCGTCGGCGTCCTGCGTTCGGGCCTTCGGCAGGTCGTCGAATACTCCAAGACGCGCATTCAATACGGCGTCCCGGTGGGCTCGTTCCAGGCCGTGCAGCACATGTGCGCCGAAATGCTGGTCAAGGTCGAAGCGGCGTCCAGCATGACGCGCTACGCGGCCTGGACCGTCGATGCGCTTCCGCCCTCCGAAAGCCTGCTCGCGGCGCGCACGGCGAAGGCGCATTGCGCGGGCGCGGCGCGGTCCGTTGCCGAAACCGTCATGCAGGCCTTCGGCGGGATCGGTCAGACATGGGAGCACATCGCGCCGCTGATGAACCGCCGCGTGATGTTCGACCGCAAGCTCTTCGGCGACGAATCCCACCAACTCCTGTGCATCGCCGATGCCCGTCTGGGAGCCGCATGATGGACTACCGCGAAAACGAGCAGGAAGCGGCTTTCCGGAAGCGGGTCCATGATTGGCTCGCCGAAAACGCGCCCCGGAACTGGCAGGAAGAGGCGTCCGACGAGAAGGCGGCCGGCCGCATCACCCGGGCTTGGCACCGCAAGCTCTATGAAGCCGGCTTTATCGGCCTCTCCTGGCCCGAGGAGTATGGCGGCCGCAATCTCGGTCCCACGTTCGAGGCCATCCTGAACGACGAGCTCGGCAAGGCGGATACGCCGCGCATCTCGTTCCACAACTATCTCGGTCGCGCGATCTTCGCATTCGGCACCGAAGAACAGAAAAGGCGCTTCCTGCCGACGATGCTGAGCGGCGAGGTGCAATGGTGCCAGGGCTTCAGCGAGCCGAATGCCGGCTCCGACCTCGCGTCGCTGCGCACCTTCGCGGAACTGCGGGGCGACACCTATGTCGTCAACGGGCAGAAGATGTGGACCAGCGGCGCGCTCAATGCCGATTGGTGCCTGCTCCTCGTCCGCACCGACCGCGACGTGCCCAAGCACAAGGGCATCACCTGCCTGCTCACCTCGATCCGGGCGCCCGGCATCGACGTCCGTCCGATCCGGATTTCGGACGGCGCCCCGGAAACCTGCGAGGTCTTTCTCGACGAGGTGAAGATACCGGCCGACCAGCGTGTGGGCGATCCGGGCGCCGGCTGGCGCATCGCCATGACCGTTCTGTCTTTCGAGCGCGGCCCGGCCGACATCGGGATGATCGCGACCTACGACACGGCGCTGCGTAAGATCGAGGATCTCGCCAAGGCGCGCGGCGTCGCCGGCCAGCCGGAAGTCCGCAAGGCGCTGGCGCGCGCCTATGTGCACGGCGAAGCGCTGCGCCTCAACGTGGTCGAGCAGCTTTCGCAGCGCAGCGCCGGGCGGATGCCGGGTCCGGAAGGCTCCGTCGCGCGGCTGCTGCTCACCGAGGCGCAGCAATACATCAATCATCTGGAGCTCGAAGTCATGGGCGCGGACGCCTTCAATGGCCGCGCCACCGGGACGTTCAATTCCTACATCCGCTCGCGGACCATCAGCATCTTCGGCGGCACGAGCGAAATTCAGAAGAACATCCTGGCGAACCAGGTTCTGGGAATGCCGCGCTAGCCGCGGCCGGGAGGAATGACATGGAATTCGACTGGTCGAAGGACGAAACGGAATTTCGTTCGGCATTGAAGGACTTTCTGAGTTCCGAGCTGCCGGAGGGCTTCGATGCCTTCGACATGCCGGAGCATGATGCGAAGGAGTTCTCCAAGACGTTCGCGGTGAAGCTCGCCGAGCGCGGCTGGCTCACGCCGGCATGGCCGAAGGCGTATGGCGGCCTCGACCAGTCGCCCTGGCAGTCGCTGATCCTCAGCGAGGAGATGGTGGCGCATGGCGAACCGCGCTTCGGGCAATACATGTGCGTGAACTGGGTCGGGCCCGCGCTCATCCTCGCCGGCACGGACGAGCAGAAGGAATACCACCTCAAGCGCATCAGCCGCGGCGACGTCATGTGGTGCCAGGGCTTTTCGGAGCCCGGCGCCGGGTCCGACCTGGCCTCGCTGCGGACGCGCGCCATCTGGGACGGCAAGGACTACGTCATCAACGGCGAGAAGATCTGGACCTCCTATGCCGGCGTGGCCGATTTCTGCTTTCTGCTGGCGCGCACCGATGGTGAGGCGCACAAGCATCGCGGCATCTCGATCTTCCTGGTGCCGACCGATGCGCCGGGCCTGACCATCCGCAATATCCCCTCGCTCTTCTTCGACGGCGCGTTCAACCAATGCACCTTCGAAAACGTGCGCGCGCCCGCGTCGTGGATGCTCGGGCCGGAGAACGGCGGCTGGCCGATCATCCGCAAGCTGCTGGTGAACGAGCGTGTCGGCGTCGCCCGCTATCGCCGCGCTGCGCGCAGCCTCGAACGGGCCGCCAAGATCGCGAAGGCGGAGGGGCTGTTCGACGATCCCACCGTGCTCGAAGCCCTGGGCCGGGCGCGGGCGGCCTGCGAAGCGGCGCGGGTGCTCGTCTACCGCGTCATCGACGAGCGCGCGAAGGGCCGCTACCCCGACCTCACGGCCTATGTCTATCGCGTCGCCACGATCCGCGCGGAGCGCGCCGTCTACGAGGCGGAACTTCACATCGAGGGCCTCGCCGGCATGGCGGAGGGAAGCGTGGCCGCGAAGCAGTTCGGTCACGCGGTCACGGCCGGCGTCGCCACCGGCACGCTGGAGATGCAGCTGAACCTCATTGCGCGCGACATCGTCGGCGGCGTGGGAGCCTGACCATGGACATGGAACTGAACGAGACGCAGCGCGCGATCGAAGATTCCTGCACGCGGCTGTTCGCCAGGAAAGCGGGCCCCTCGCGGGCGCGCCTCCTCCGTGCGGAGGGCGGCTTCGACCGGCCGCTGCTCGAAGAGATGCAGAGCGCCGGTTTTCTCGATCTGTTCGATGATGCGGAGACCGGGCCGCTCGCGGCGGCGCTCGTCACCGAATGGGCGTCGACGGCTGCGGCGCTGGCGCCGATCGGACAGCGTGCACTCATCGCCCCCGCCGCCATGTCCGACATCCCGCCGCTGGTGGTCGCGGTCGGCGAGAAGGGCAGGAAGGGTCCGGTGCGCTACGCTGCCGAGGCCGACCTTCTGATCCTTCTCGACGGGGACGATGCGCAAGCCGTCCGCAAGGGCGACTTCGTCGCGGAGCCGGTGGACTCCAAGTTCGGCTATCCCATGGCGCGCATCGCATCGGCAAAGGGAACGGCGCTTGCCGCCGGTTCCGGTCGCACGGCGCGCAACTGGTGGCGGGTCGCCATCGCCGCCGAGGTGGCCGGCATCGGCCGCGCGGCGCTCGATCTGACCATCCGCTACCTCAAGGACCGGGTGCAGTTCGACCGGCCCATCGCATCCTACCAGGCGATTCAGCATCGGCTCGTCGACTGCCACGTCTCGACCGACGCGGTGCAGTGGGCGGCGCGTGAGGCCGCCTATCACCGCGCGCCGGACGAGCTCGCGGCGAGCGCGGCCATCGCGGCGGAGGAAACCGCGTATCGCCTGTTCTACGAAATGCATCAGCTCACCGGCGCGATCGGCTTCACGCGTGAATACGATCTCCATCTGTGGACCATGCGTCTGCAGACGCTCCGCCAGGAGGCCGGCGGCATCAACAGCCATGCCCACGATCTTGTCCATGCGCGCTGGGGCTGAGGAAACGACGATGACCGGTTACGACGCCTTCCAATACGTCCTCGCGAAGCTCGACGGGCACGTCCTGACCATGACGTTCAATCGTCCGGGGCAGCTCAATGCGGTGAACGGCGACATCCACGGCGACTTGACGCAGATCCTCGCGTTGGCGGCGAAGGATCGCGACGTCCGCGCCATCGTCCTGCGCGGAGAGGGCAGGGCTTTCTGTGCCGGCGGCGACGTCGGCACGATGGAAGGCTCCAAAGCCGCCGGCGAAGGACCCAATCATGCGGAGCGGGTGCGCGAAACGCTGACCGCCGCCAAGCTCGTCGACGAATTCCTCGCGGTGGAGGTGCCTATCGTCGCCGCCGTTCAGGGCTATGCGATGGGACTGGGCGCGACGATCGCGCTGCTTTGCGACGTGCTCATCATGGCTGACGACGCGCAGATCGCCGATACCCACGTGAACATCGGCGTGGTGCCCGGCGACGGCGGCGCCGTCCTGTGGCCGCTGATGATGACCTTCGGCGCCGCCAAATGGTACCTGATGACGGGCGAGCGCATCAGCGGCACGGAGGCCGTCCGCCTCGGCCTCGCGCTGAAATCCGTCCCCGCCGACAGGCTGGCCGATGAAGCGCATGCCCATGCGGCCAAGCTCGCCCGGCTGGCGCCCATGGCGGTGAAGGGGACCAAGGCCACGCTGAACAAGATCATCCGCGAGCGCATCAACCTGGTGCTCGACACGGGCCTGCTTCTCGAAGGCGCCTGCTTCATCAGCGACGACCACAAAGAAGCCATCGCCGCCTTCCAGCAGAAACGCCCTGGCACATTCACCGGACGCTGACATGACCATGATTTCCTTAGACGCGCAGGCGGATGACCGCCTGCTGCGCATGCTCAACCCGCGCTCGATCGCCATCGTGGGCGCGACGGACCGCATGCCCAGCATCGGCGGCTACGTGACGTCGAACATCGCCCGCTCGTTCAAGGGCGAGGTCCTGCCGATCAACCCGCGCAGCCCCACGGTCCAGAACCTGAAAGCCTATCCCAGCGTCGATGCCATGCCGGCCGATGTCGATCTGGTGATGGTCGTCATCCCCGCGGAAGGCGTCGCGCCGATCCTGGAATCCTGTGCGGCGAAGAATGTCGGCGGCGCGGTCGTCATCACCTCGGGTTTCGCCGAGGTCGGCGAGGCGGGCGCCAAGCTGCAGGACGAGATCGCCGCCATCGCGCGCCGGACCGGTCTTCGCGTGATCGGCCCGAACTGCATCGGCTTCATGAATTCGCACCGCGACGTGATGGCCAATTTCGTCCTGGATCCGGGCGATTCCATCCCGCCGCCCGGTCCCGTCGCGCTGGTGTCGCAGAGCGGCGGCTTCGGCGGCTACATGGTGCGCAAGGCGCTGACCGCCGGGCTCAATGTCGGCTGGTTCGTCAGCACGGGCAACGAGGCGGACGTGAACATCGCGACGGTGCTGCGCACGCTGGTCGAAGCACCCGAAGTGCGCACATTGCTCGCTTTCAGCGAGACGCTGCGCGATCCGGACAGGTTCATGGCGTTCGCGCAACGCGCCGCCGAGCTCGACAAGCCCGTCGTCATCCTGAAGGCGGGCCGTTCCAACGAGGCGGCGCGCGCCGCGCAGGCGCATACCGCGTCGCTCGTCGGCTCCGCACAGGCGTTCGACGCGGTCTGCCGCCAATACGGCGTGTTCTCGGTCTCCTCGCTGGAGGAGATGCTGGATCTCGGCTTGATCTTCCAAGGCGGAAG
The nucleotide sequence above comes from Rhizomicrobium sp.. Encoded proteins:
- a CDS encoding enoyl-CoA hydratase-related protein, whose translation is MTGYDAFQYVLAKLDGHVLTMTFNRPGQLNAVNGDIHGDLTQILALAAKDRDVRAIVLRGEGRAFCAGGDVGTMEGSKAAGEGPNHAERVRETLTAAKLVDEFLAVEVPIVAAVQGYAMGLGATIALLCDVLIMADDAQIADTHVNIGVVPGDGGAVLWPLMMTFGAAKWYLMTGERISGTEAVRLGLALKSVPADRLADEAHAHAAKLARLAPMAVKGTKATLNKIIRERINLVLDTGLLLEGACFISDDHKEAIAAFQQKRPGTFTGR
- a CDS encoding acyl-CoA dehydrogenase family protein, translated to MEFDWSKDETEFRSALKDFLSSELPEGFDAFDMPEHDAKEFSKTFAVKLAERGWLTPAWPKAYGGLDQSPWQSLILSEEMVAHGEPRFGQYMCVNWVGPALILAGTDEQKEYHLKRISRGDVMWCQGFSEPGAGSDLASLRTRAIWDGKDYVINGEKIWTSYAGVADFCFLLARTDGEAHKHRGISIFLVPTDAPGLTIRNIPSLFFDGAFNQCTFENVRAPASWMLGPENGGWPIIRKLLVNERVGVARYRRAARSLERAAKIAKAEGLFDDPTVLEALGRARAACEAARVLVYRVIDERAKGRYPDLTAYVYRVATIRAERAVYEAELHIEGLAGMAEGSVAAKQFGHAVTAGVATGTLEMQLNLIARDIVGGVGA
- a CDS encoding acyl-CoA dehydrogenase family protein is translated as MDMELNETQRAIEDSCTRLFARKAGPSRARLLRAEGGFDRPLLEEMQSAGFLDLFDDAETGPLAAALVTEWASTAAALAPIGQRALIAPAAMSDIPPLVVAVGEKGRKGPVRYAAEADLLILLDGDDAQAVRKGDFVAEPVDSKFGYPMARIASAKGTALAAGSGRTARNWWRVAIAAEVAGIGRAALDLTIRYLKDRVQFDRPIASYQAIQHRLVDCHVSTDAVQWAAREAAYHRAPDELAASAAIAAEETAYRLFYEMHQLTGAIGFTREYDLHLWTMRLQTLRQEAGGINSHAHDLVHARWG
- a CDS encoding acyl-CoA dehydrogenase, translated to MLRTTAERLAQRYAVRNPADLATIDRAQSWQAVADAGLLGLRARDGAQPFVSGVEVMLVAEALAGALTPPSFIGTILAEELLALAGVDAEIDAIAAGSARYALLLTRDLTQLADAESFNGAVGFDADAAGYALGLSRGRGGARLCRYAIAGVFSELQTPDFTRVCVGPATDKKRPEAELLGSAVTAEALDRWLALALTLTCADIVGVLRSGLRQVVEYSKTRIQYGVPVGSFQAVQHMCAEMLVKVEAASSMTRYAAWTVDALPPSESLLAARTAKAHCAGAARSVAETVMQAFGGIGQTWEHIAPLMNRRVMFDRKLFGDESHQLLCIADARLGAA
- a CDS encoding acyl-CoA dehydrogenase family protein, with protein sequence MDYRENEQEAAFRKRVHDWLAENAPRNWQEEASDEKAAGRITRAWHRKLYEAGFIGLSWPEEYGGRNLGPTFEAILNDELGKADTPRISFHNYLGRAIFAFGTEEQKRRFLPTMLSGEVQWCQGFSEPNAGSDLASLRTFAELRGDTYVVNGQKMWTSGALNADWCLLLVRTDRDVPKHKGITCLLTSIRAPGIDVRPIRISDGAPETCEVFLDEVKIPADQRVGDPGAGWRIAMTVLSFERGPADIGMIATYDTALRKIEDLAKARGVAGQPEVRKALARAYVHGEALRLNVVEQLSQRSAGRMPGPEGSVARLLLTEAQQYINHLELEVMGADAFNGRATGTFNSYIRSRTISIFGGTSEIQKNILANQVLGMPR